A window of the Lolium perenne isolate Kyuss_39 chromosome 7, Kyuss_2.0, whole genome shotgun sequence genome harbors these coding sequences:
- the LOC127315932 gene encoding uncharacterized protein, which yields MSRCVWALADEEVTEHMHRSEEGNAREWLATLTKTLSHSDQTRVFVTLWAIWHARRKAIHEQEYRSPLSVHLFVEKFIADLSQPDEGRLRQPAVATAATPVWIPPPQGMLKINIDAGVGKNTGRGTVAAVARDSTGLFQGASAVVYPGRMDAETLEALACREAVSLALDVGARRVKVASD from the coding sequence ATGTCGCGCTGCGTTTGGGCGCTGGCCGATGAGGAGGTGACAGAACACATGCATAGGTCGGAGGAGGGAAACGCGAGAGAATGGCTAGCAACTCTGACAAAGACTCTCAGCCACAGCGACCAAACTAGGGTTTTCGTCACCCTTTGGGCAATATGGCATGCGAGGAGGAAGGCGATACACGAACAGGAGTACAGAAGTCCCCTCTCAGTCCACCTGTTTGTGGAAAAATTTATCGCGGATCTCAGTCAGCCTGATGAAGGAAGACTACGACAGCCGGCGGTGGCCACTGCGGCCACACCGGTTTGGATACCACCCCCGCAGGGCATGTTGAAGATTAACATCGATGCCGGGGTAGGGAAGAACACGGGAAGAGGCACGGTTGCGGCAGTGGCGCGCGACTCTACCGGGCTCTTCCAGGGAGCCTCGGCGGTGGTCTACCCGGGGAGGATGGATGCCGAGACGCTCGAGGCTTTGGCGTGTCGGGAGGCAGTGTCCCTAGCTCTCGATGTTGGAGCGCGAAGGGTGAAGGTGGCGAGTGACTGA
- the LOC139833613 gene encoding uncharacterized protein, which translates to MWVKHDQFKPFLDESWQAEGKAVSMQQLQQKLSRISGSLESWGRDTFGSVQREVRSLTQRLAVLRDVPLRQELSDEEVQVTRRLIELYNREELMWRQRSRVQWLSEGDKNTRFFHLRASQRKKKNKISRLTRLDGTMTVEEDEMAYMTRTFYEQLYQTEGISNLGEVIDVIPVKVTSVMNDCLLKPFKEEEVKNALFQMFPTKAPGPDGFPAHFFQTHWELCGEEVTSAVIRVLKGEDDMRDINQTFLVLIPKVASPKELGQFRPISLCNVIYKITSKVLANRLKGCLPEIIAEEQSAFVPGWLITDNIITAYECLHFIKRNRAKKHRFCALKLDMRKAYDRLEWRYLEAVMLKLGFHRLWVQMVMRLVTTVSFQRINRDKSSIFFSKGCPGTLKDSVKLVLDVQNETLNEKYLGMPTDVGRSRSSAFKYIKDRIWSKIQGWLEKLLQGWRMLKNPNTLSARVLKARYYPVKELLSSEVGAAPSQIWRSIHEGLQVLKQGLIRRIGDGESTDPWNEPWIPRDGMLRP; encoded by the exons ATGTGGGTAAAGCATGACCAATTCAAGCCGTTCCTTGATGAATCATGGCAGGCAGAGGGGAAGGCAGTGTCAATGCAGCAGCTGCAACAAAAGCTGTCCAGAATATCTGGGTCGCTTGAGAGTTGGGGAAGGGACACCTTTGGGAGTGTCCAACGTGAGGTTAGGTCGCTCACCCAACGCCTTGCGGTGTTGCGGGACGTGCCCTTGCGACAGGAGCTCTCGGACGAGGAGGTCCAGGTCACACGACGGCTGATCGAGCTCTATAACAGAGAGGAGTTGATGTGGCGGCAACGGTCGCGGGTCCAGTGGCTGTCCGAGGGAGACAAGAATACGCGGTTTTTTCACCTTAGGGCGAGCCAGCGGAAGAAGAAAAATAAGATCAGTCGGCTCACGAGACTTGATGGGACAATGACCGTGGAGGAGGACGAGATGGCTTATATGACAAGGACTTTTTATGAGCAGCTGTACCAGACCGAGGGGATATCGAATCTGGGAGAGGTGATAGATGTGATACCAGTAAAGGTAACATCAGTGATGAACGACTGCTTGTTAAAGCCTTTCAAGGAGGAGGAAGTTAAAAACGCCCTCTTCCAGATGTTCCCGACAAAGGCCCCAGGGCCAGATGGTTTCCCAGCACATTTTTTCCAAACCCACTGGGAACTATGTGGCGAAGAAGTGACTTCGGCGGTCATACGAGTGCTGAAGGGGGAGGATGATATGAGAGACATCAATCAGACTTTTTTGGTCTTAATTCCAAAGGTTGCAAGTCCGAAGGAGCTGGGTCAGTTTAGGCCAATTAGCTTATGTAATGTTATCTATAAGATCACGTCCAAGGTGTTGGCAAACAGACTGAAGGGGTGCTTACCGGAGATCATTGCGGAGGAGCAGTCGGCTTTCGTTCCTGGCTGGCTGATTACTGACAATATAATCACCGCTTACGAGTGTCTACATTTCATAAAGCGGAACCGTGCAAAAAAGCATCGTTTCTGTGCCCTCAAGTTGGATATGCGTAAAGCATACGACCGCCTTGAGTGGAGGTATCTGGAGGCTGTCATGCTCAAGCTGGGATTCCATCGCCTTTGGGTTCAGATGGTCATGAGGCTAGTTACTACGGTATCTTTTCAG CGGATTAACCGGGACAAATCATCCATCTTCTTCAGCAAAGGGTGCCCGGGAACTCTGAAGGATAGTGTCAAGCTGGTCCTCGACGTCCAGAATGAGACACTTAATGAGAAATACTTGGGCATGCCGACTGATGTTGGCAGATCAAGGAGTAGTGCTTTTAAGTACATCAAAGACAGAATTTGGAGCAAAATACAGGGGTGGCTCGAGAAACTATT GCAGGGGTGGCGGATGCTCAAGAACCCAAACACATTGAGTGCTCGAGTGCTCAAAGCAAGGTACTACCCAGTGAAAGAGCTGTTGAGTTCTGAGGTAGGTGCAGCCCCGTCGCAGATTTGGAGGTCCATCCACGAGGGCCTGCAGGTTCTGAAACAGGGTTTAATAAGAAGGATCGGAGACGGCGAGTCCACTGATCCGTGGAACGAGCCTTGGATTCCACGGGATGGGATGCTCAGGCCTTGA
- the LOC127315934 gene encoding peroxidase 1-like produces MVKIIATAPSLAGPLLRLQFHDCFVRGCDASVLLEYSTAGNTAERDVKPNKSLQGVGSVEQVEAKMEVACPGVVFVRRRAHAHGPPSSSPEARSSPCMALGRRDGRALSADE; encoded by the exons ATGGTGAAGATCATCGCCACCGCGCCCAGCCTCGCGGGCCCGCTCCTCCGGCTCCAATTCCACGACTGCTTCGttagg GGTTGCGACGCCTCCGTGCTGCTAGAGTACTCGACGGCCGGCAATACGGCGGAGAGGGACGTCAAGCCGAACAAGAGCCTGCAAGGGGTCGGTTCCGTGGAGCAGGTGGAGGCCAAGATGGAGGTGGCGTGCCCTGGCGTCGTGTTCGTGCGCCGACGTGCTCACGCTCATGGCCCGCCGTCGTCCTCGCCAGAGGCCCGTTCTAGCCCATGCATGGCTCTTGGCAGGAGAGACGGGAGGGCATTGAGCGCCGACGAATAA